A single genomic interval of Puntigrus tetrazona isolate hp1 chromosome 1, ASM1883169v1, whole genome shotgun sequence harbors:
- the LOC122351948 gene encoding FERM domain-containing protein 7, with the protein MGDKFELLKTPVNRAAVRKKNKNEKLRLRVIFLDDSERVFEVERKILASDFFNKVCGHLKLLEKEYFGLEFRHHTGSYVWLELLKPVAKQIKNISDVAFHFIVKFFPPDPGQLQRGLTRYLFALQIKQDLSNGSLTCNDNSAALLVSHILQAEIGDYDDELDTHHLENKQYVPNQEYLDHKIIRFHKKHRGHTPAESDVHLLEVARKMDMYGIRPHPAHDGEGMRINLAVTHMGVLVFQGNTKINTFSWAKIRKLSFKRKHFLIKLHTETGPSRRDTVEFSMASRDVCKAFWKMCVEYHAFFRLAEEPKSHQKSILSSKGSSFRYSGRTQKQLLECVGSGDKKHLPFERSYCKCEYDTRQCRSSPDILTDVSKQLYEHLPPDPTVAGQHGEQTGVAKRSLSAVEVMFANELERSRPLSRNPAFSSNSASPKLRSLSTSGVEHRGRAAQRQKAKRRLSPSTQHLVLLYPNPPHLQFHPVLPTFPLASHPYLLQDHTSSSLDRLPQTHHNHVPLQYLPRQIAHSSLPSSCLSPQLQKQQERLRPTGQGESRLYPRGGLGLRVGLNKKLDLSGVEAGHYSDDSTFQTGLPRRASSQPDFKFQRPTLASNAAAYASEYRPLGYYPHLSRHQVPTRPTYLPLSPAPLPERPTSLCVIGTGSYSDSDSDTFYPYFPALGKVVRSGPLARMRFSSGSLQLDEEDGEEEDLDCPTDEDNTNLTTVKVLKL; encoded by the exons ATGGGGGATAAGTTCGAGCTGCTGAAGACACCTGTCAATAGGGCAGCTGTGCGGAAGAAGAACAAGAATGAGAAACTGCGGTTACGCGTCATCTTTTTAGACGACAGCGAGAGAGTTTTCGAGGTGGAG AGAAAGATTCTGGCATCCGATTTCTTCAATAAGGTGTGTGGTCATCTAAAGCTGCTGGAGAAAGAGTACTTTGGCCTGGAGTTCCGTCACCATACTGGCAGCTAT GTTTGGCTTGAACTCCTGAAGCCTGTGGCTAAGCAAATCAAAA ATATCAGTGATGTGGCGTTCCATTTTATAGTGAAGTTTTTCCCTCCTGACCCAGGACAATTGCAGAGAGGCTTAACCAG GTATCTGTTTGCCCTTCAGATCAAACAGGATTTGTCAAATGGTAGCCTCACGTGTAACGATAACAGCGCCGCACTGCTGGTCTCGCATATACTGCAAG CAGAAATCGGGGATTATGACGATGAATTGGATACTCATCATCTTGAAAATAAGCAATATGTGCCAAACCAAGAATACTTGGATCATAAAATCATTCGCTTTCACAAAAAGCACAG aggtcacactCCTGCTGAATCAGATGTGCATTTGCTGGAGGTCGCCCGGAAAATGGACATGTACGGGATCCGCCCTCACCCTGCTCATGATGGAGAAGGCATGAGGATCAACCTCGCCGTCACACATATGGGAGTGCTAGTCTTTCAG GGAAACACAAAGATCAATACCTTCAGCTGGGCCAAGATCCGAAAGCTGAGCTTTAAGAGGAAACATTTTCTCATCAAACTCCACACTGAGACTGGG CCTTCAAGGAGAGACACTGTTGAGTTCTCCATGGCCAGCAGAGATGTGTGTAAGGCATTCTGGAAGATGTGTGTGGAATATCATGCTTTCTTCAGGCTTGCAGAAGAGCCCAAGTCACATCAAAAGTCAATTTTATCCAGTAAAGGATCCAGTTTTAGATACAG TGGCAGAACACAGAAGCAACTTCTTGAGTGTGTTGGCTCTGGAGACAAGAAACATTTGCCTTTTGAAAG aagttACTGCAAGTGTGAATATGACACTCGACAGTGCAGATCCTCTCCTGACATACTGACTGATGTCTCCAAGCAG CTGTACGAGCATCTACCTCCCGACCCAACTGTTGCTGGGCAACACGGCGAACAGACAGGCGTAGCAAAGCGCAGCCTATCTGCCGTGGAAGTCATGTTCGCTAATGAGCTGGAACGATCCAGGCCCTTGTCACGAAATCCTGCCTTCTCAAGCAATTCTGCCTCACCCAAGCTCCGTTCCCTTTCTACATCAGGAGTGGAACATCGTGGTAGAGCAGCTCAGAGACAAAAAGCAAAGAGACGATTGTCTCCTAGCACCCAGCATCTAGTACTTCTCTATCCTAACCCACCCCATCTACAGTTCCACCCAGTGCTGCCAACCTTCCCACTCGCTAGTCACCCGTACCTATTGCAAGACCACACGTCTTCATCCCTAGACCGCCTCCCTCAAACTCATCACAATCATGTGCCTCTGCAGTACTTGCCCAGACAAATTGCTCATTCGTCCTTGCCATCCTCTTGCTTGTCGCCGCAACTACAGAAGCAGCAGGAAAGGCTCCGTCCCACCGGCCAGGGAGAATCGAGATTGTACCCCAGAGGAGGACTGGGACTAAGAGTTGGGTTGAACAAGAAACTAGACTTGAGTGGAGTGGAAGCAGGGCATTACAGCGACGACTCCACCTTTCAGACTGGTTTGCCACGTCGAGCCTCAAGTCAACCAGACTTCAAATTCCAGCGGCCTACACTTGCCTCAAACGCCGCTGCCTATGCATCCGAGTATCGCCCTCTGGGATATTATCCACACCTTTCTCGACACCAGGTTCCTACCAGGCCCACCTACCTTCCTCTAAGTCCGGCTCCACTCCCGGAAAGACCCACTTCTTTATGTGTAATTGGCACAGGTAGTTATAGTGATTCAGATTCAGACACTTTCTACCCCTACTTTCCCGCACTTGGTAAAGTGGTGCGTTCTGGTCCACTGGCACGCATGCGCTTTTCTTCTGGGAGCCTCCAACTTGATGAAGAggatggagaggaagaggaCTTGGACTGCCCAACTGATGAGGACAACACAAATCTCACCACTGTTAAGGTGCTGAAGTTGTAG